The Pseudomonas sp. FP2309 genomic sequence TGACGTTCGCTATCGGCTTGCTGCTCAGCGTTTCGCCGCTGCCGCAATTCATGGAAATCCTGCGCCCATTGTGGCTGGCCCTGTTGCTGGCGTTCTGGTCGCTGAACCTGCCGCATAAAGTCGGCATGGTCACGGCCATGTTCCTGGGCTTGGCGGAAGATGTGCTGTATGGCACCTTGCTAGGCCAGAACGCGTTGATCCTGACCCTGATCACCTTCCTGGTACTGTCGTTGCAGCAACGCTTGCGCATGTTCCCGATGTGGCAGCAATGCCTGGTGATTTTGGTCATCTTCGGCCTGGCGCAATTGGTACAGCTGTGGCTCAGTGCCTTGACCGGCAACCGCCAGCCAACCCTGGCGCTGGTGTTGCCGGCGCTGGTCAGTGCGCTGCTGTGGCCGTGGATCAGTTTCGGCCTGCGCGGGCTGCGTCGTCGTTACAAAATCAATTGAATGGATTGCGAGGCTCTGCCTGGTTATCGAACCCAACAGGGAGAGGCTGCAATGACTTCGCTTTATCTGGCCTCGGGCTCTCCGAGGCGGCGTGAACTGCTGACCCAGATCGGTGTGCCTTTCACCGTGGTCAGCGCCACTATCGATGAAACACCCCTTGCGAATGAATCGGCTGTTGCCTACGTCGAGCGTCTTGCATACGGCAAGGCGACGGCGGGTTTCGCCGCGCTTGACCAGGCTTGCGGCGTCTGTGTGCTGGGTGCCGACACTGCCGTGATTATCGACGGCCAGATTCTCGGTAAACCAGTGGACCAGGACGACGCCCTGGCTATGTTGATGGCACTGGCGGGGCGCGAACATGAGGTGCTCACTGCGATTGCCGTCACCGATGGGCTGCGCTGCGAAACGAGATGTGTAAGCAGTCGTGTACTTTTTCGCGGGATTTCTGTCGAGGAGGCTACAGCCTACTGGCACAGTGGCGAACCCCAGGACAAGGCGGGCGGCTATGCTATTCAAGGGCTTGGATCGGTGTTCGTGGCCGGGCTCAATGGCAGCTATTCCGCCGTGGTAGGCCTGCCGGTGTGCGAAACCGCGCAACTGCTCTCCCAATTCGGCATACCCTGTTGGCAAAACCTTACCGCGCGCTGAACGCGTGACGCCAGCGCCCAGCCTTAAGCGATCGGTCACTATTGTGAAAACGCCTGAACGAGACCCAGCCATGAGTGAAGAGATTCTGATCAATATCACGCCGATGGAATCGCGCGTGGCGGTGGTAGAGAACGGTGTTCTGCAAGAAGTGCATGTCGAGCGTACCCAGAAACGCGGGATCGTCGGCAACATCTATAAAGGCAAAGTGGTGCGTGTATTGCCAGGCATGCAGGCGGCGTTCGTCGACATCGGCCTGGATCGCGCCGCGTTTATCCATGCTTCGGAAATTTCCCTGCGTGAAGGCCCGGCGGTAGAGAGCATCAGTGCGTTGGTGCATGAGGGGCAGAGCCTGGTGGTGCAGGTCACCAAGGACCCCATCGGTTCCAAAGGCGCACGCCTGACCACGCAACTGTCGATTCCGTCGCGTTACCTGGTGTACATGCCGCGGACTGCCCACGTCGGCATCTCCCTGAAAATTGAAGACGAGGCCGAGCGCGAGCGCCTGAAGAAGGTGGTCAGCGACTGTGTGGCCGCCGAGGGTATCAAGGAAGCGGGCGGTTTTATCCTGCGCACCGCCGCTGAAGGCGCCGGTGCCGATGAGATTCTGATGGACATCCGCTACCTGCGCCGTCTGTGGGACCAGATCGGCGCGCAGATCCAGACGATCGGCGCGCCGAGTGTCATCTATGAAGACTTGGGTCTGGCCCTGCGTACGCTGCGCGATCTGGTCAGTCCCAAGATTGAGAAAATCCGCATCGATTCGCGGGAAACCTTCCAGCGCACCACGCAATTTGTTGCCGAGCTGATGCCGGAAATTGCCGACCGCCTGGAGCACTACCCCGGCGAGCGCCCGATCTTTGACCTGTATGGCGTCGAAGACGAAATCCAGAAGGCCCTGGACCGCAAGGTACCGCTCAAGTCCGGTGGCTATCTGGTGGTGGACCCGGCCGAGGCGATGACCACCATTGACGTCAACACCGGCGCGTTCGTAGGGCATCGCAACCTTGAAGAAACCATCTTCAAGACCAACCTTGAAGCGGCCACCGCGATTGCCCGCCAGCTGCGCCTGCGCAACCTGGGCGGCATCATCATTATCGACTTCATCGACATGGAAGATGAGGAACACCAGCGCCAGGTCCTGCGCACCCTCGAGAAGCAACTGGAACGCGATCACGCCAAGACCAATATCATCGGCATCACCGAGTTGGGGCTGGTGCAGATGACCCGCAAACGTACCCGCGAAAGCCTGGAGCAAGTACTGTGCGAGCCCTGCAGCAGTTGCCAGGGGCGCGGTAAGTTGAAGACCCCGGAAACGGTTTGCTACGAGATTTTCCGGGAAATCTTACGAGAGGCGCGGGCTTACCAGGCCGAAGGTTATAGAGTGCTTGCCAACCAAAAAGTGGTCGATCGCCTGCTTGATGAAGAGTCCGGTAACGTTGCCGAGTTGGAGGGGTTTATCGGACGTACCATTCGCTTCCAGGTAGAAACCATGTACTCCCAGGAACAATACGACGTGGTGCTGCTCTGATCCCCAATCGCGTGTCATTTTTGATATCGACAGCCCTTGAGCTGCCGTCCGCCTACTGCCTTGAGGGTCGCCTGACATGGAGCGTCTGATACGCTTTTTTGCCGCTTTGACCCGTTGGGGCCTGGGCCTGTGCGCCTTGCTGCTGGTATTGGCGGCGGTCTACGTAAGCCTGGGACGCGAATTGACGCCGCTGGTGGCCGAATACCGTGCGCAAGTCGAAACCAAGGCCCAGACGGCGCTGGGCATGCCTATGCACATCGGCAGCCTGGAGGGACGCTGGAGCGGCTTCGCACCGGTGCTGCTGGCCCATGACGTGATGGTGGGTGAGGGCAGCAATGCCTTGCGCCTGGACCAGGTGGAAGTGGTGCCGGATATCTGGGCCAGCCTGATGGCGCGTGAAGTGCGCCTGGCTCACCTGCAAGTCAGTGGCCTGCAACTGAGCGCCAAGGAAGACAAAGACGGCCATTGGGCACTGCAAGGGCTGCCGATTCAGGACGATCAGCCATTGGACCCCGAGCAACTGCTCACGCGCATGCAAATGGTCAAGCGCGTGTCGCTGCTCGACAGCCAGGTCACCTTGCAGCCGCTTGATCAGGCTCCGCTGACCCTCACCTATGTGGGCCTGAGCCTGCATACCGGCATGACCCGCCAGCGTCTCGACGTACGCCTGACCCTGCCCGACGGCCAGCCCCTCGCTGTGAGCCTGCGCAGCCGCATTCGTGCCAGCCAGTGGAAAGACGCTGAAGTCCAGGCTTACCTCAGCGTGCCGCAAAGTGACTGGGCCAAGTGGATTCCTGCCAGACTGACCCAGCAATGGAAGCTCACGCAGTTCAAGGCGGGTGGTGAGTTCTGGATGAATTGGGGCCGCGGCGCCGTGCAAAGCGCCGTGGTGCGTTTGAATTCGCCGCAGGTCCAGGGCAGTTACGCCGAGCGTAAGCCGGTGCACATTGAAAACCTGGCCCTCACCGCATATCTGCAACGCAGCGAAAGTGGGCTGAAGGTACTGTTCGATTCGCTTGCGATGACCCTGAATGACACCCGTTGGGAATCACGCCTGCAATTGCAGCAAAGCCTGGCAACCGACAAAGACCAGGAGGTCTGGAAGCTGCAGGCCGATCGTCTCGACTTGACGCCCATCACGCCACTGCTCAACGCCCTGGCGCCGCTGCCGGAAGGTTTTGCCAAAACCGTCGAACACCTCAAAGCCACTGGTCTGCTGCGAAATGTGCTGGTGGATTTCCGCCCGCAGGACACCACCGATAACAAAGTCAGCTTTGCCGCCAATCTGGAGCGCGTAGGCTTTGATGCCTACTTCGGCGCCCCGGCAGCACGTAATGTCTCCGGCAGTATCAGCGGCGACCTTGGCCATGGCGAACTGCGCATGGACAGCAAGGATTTCTCCTTGCACCTGGACCCGATTTTCGCCAAGCCCTGGCAATACCTTCAGGCCAATGCGCGCCTGACGTGGAAGCTGGACAAGCAGGGCTTCACCTTGATCGCGCCGTATATCAAGGTGCTGGGGGAAGAGGGCAAGATTGCCGCCGACTTCCTCATTCGCCTGAGTTTCGACGACGCCAGGGAAGACTACATGGACCTGCGGGTCGGCATGATCGAAGGTGATGGACGTTTTACCCCCAAATACCTGCCCGCCGTGCTGAGTCCGGCGTTGGATGAGTGGTTGCGCACCGCGATTCTCAAAGGCGCGGTGGATCAAGGTTTCTTCCAGTACCAGGGCTCGCTGAATCACGATGCGGTGCCGGCTTCGCGCAATATCAGTCTGTTCTTCAAGGTGCATGATGCCGAACTGGCCTTTCAGCCGGGCTGGCCCCATGTGAGCAAGGTCAATGGCGAAGTGTTTGTCGAGGAGAGCGGTGTACGCATCCTGGCCAGCAAGGGCCAATTGCTCGACACCAAGGTCAAGGACATCTACGTCAATATTCCCCACGCGCCGACGGGCAAGGACAGCCATCTGCTGCTCACCGGGAGCTTTGCTGGTGGGCTGGGCGATGGCCTGAAGATCCTTCAGGACGCGCCGATCGGTACGACCTCGACCTTTGCCGGCTGGAAAGGCGAGGGCGACCTGCAAGGCAAGCTGGACCTGGATATTCCGTTGGCCAAGGGCATCGAGCCCAAGATCGTGGTGGACTTCCAGACGGACAAGGCACGCCTGCAATTGGCGGAGCCGACGCTGGAACTGACGCAGCTCAAGGGCGACTTCCGCTTCGACAGCACCAAGGGGTTGAGTGGCGAGAAAATCACGGCCCAGGCGTTCGACCGGCCGATCACCGCGCAGATCTTCGCCGACGGCAAGCCAGGCAATATCAGTACCCGGGTCGCCGCCAAAGGGCAGGTCACGGTCAAACGGTTGACCGACTGGTTGAACATCACCCAGCCGTTGCCGGTGTCGGGCGATATTCCGTACCAGTTGCAACTGAACCTGGCCGGTGCGGATAGTCAACTGATGGTCAGCTCCAACCTCAAAGGTGTGGCGCTGGATTTGCCGGCGCCGTTCGGCATGCCGGCCAGCCAGGGCCGTGACAGCGTATTCCGCATGACCTTGCAGGGTGCTGAGCGTCGTTATTGGTTCGGTTACGGTGAGCTGGCGAACTTCACCTTTGCCGCGCCACCGGACAAATTCAGCGAAGGTCGTGGTGAGCTGTTCCTTGGCGAGGGCGACGCCGTGCTGCCGGCTGCCAAGGGCCTGCGTATCCGAGGCGTGTTGTCGGAACTGGATATCGACCCGTGGCGCAAGCTGGTCAACCAGTATGCCGGCAATGATCCGGGCGGCAGCGCCAAGCAGCTGTTGAGCAGCGCCGACTTCAAGATAGGCAGACTCACTGGCTTGGGTACCCAGTTCGATCAGGTGAGTTTGCAGCTGGACCGCAAACCCGCCGCGTGGAGCATGCAGCTCGACAGTCAGCAGGCCAAGGGGCGTGTGAATGTGCCGGATGCCAAGGGCACGCCGATCGGCATCAACCTGCAATACGTAAAATTGCCGGCCGTGGACCCGACCGTACAGGCGGATGAAAACGCGCCGGACCCGCTGGCCAGCATCGATCCCAAGGATATTCCAGCGCTGGATATCGCGATTGATCAGTTGTTCCAGGGACCTGACCTGGTGGGCGCCTGGTCACTGAGAATTCGACCGACCACCAAGGGCCTGGCGTTCAGTGACCTGGACTTGGGCCTCAAAGGCATGCAGCTCAAAGGCGCCGGTGGCTGGGAAGGCTCGCCGGGCGACAGCAGCAGTTGGTACAAGGGGCGGCTGGACGGCAAGAACATCGGCGATGTGCTCAAGGGCTGGGGCTATGCGCCCACCGTGACCAGCGAAGACTTCCACCTGGATGTGGATGGACGTTGGCCGGGTTCACCGGCGTGGGTCGGGCCAAAGCGCTTCTCCGGCAGCCTG encodes the following:
- a CDS encoding YhdP family protein is translated as MERLIRFFAALTRWGLGLCALLLVLAAVYVSLGRELTPLVAEYRAQVETKAQTALGMPMHIGSLEGRWSGFAPVLLAHDVMVGEGSNALRLDQVEVVPDIWASLMAREVRLAHLQVSGLQLSAKEDKDGHWALQGLPIQDDQPLDPEQLLTRMQMVKRVSLLDSQVTLQPLDQAPLTLTYVGLSLHTGMTRQRLDVRLTLPDGQPLAVSLRSRIRASQWKDAEVQAYLSVPQSDWAKWIPARLTQQWKLTQFKAGGEFWMNWGRGAVQSAVVRLNSPQVQGSYAERKPVHIENLALTAYLQRSESGLKVLFDSLAMTLNDTRWESRLQLQQSLATDKDQEVWKLQADRLDLTPITPLLNALAPLPEGFAKTVEHLKATGLLRNVLVDFRPQDTTDNKVSFAANLERVGFDAYFGAPAARNVSGSISGDLGHGELRMDSKDFSLHLDPIFAKPWQYLQANARLTWKLDKQGFTLIAPYIKVLGEEGKIAADFLIRLSFDDAREDYMDLRVGMIEGDGRFTPKYLPAVLSPALDEWLRTAILKGAVDQGFFQYQGSLNHDAVPASRNISLFFKVHDAELAFQPGWPHVSKVNGEVFVEESGVRILASKGQLLDTKVKDIYVNIPHAPTGKDSHLLLTGSFAGGLGDGLKILQDAPIGTTSTFAGWKGEGDLQGKLDLDIPLAKGIEPKIVVDFQTDKARLQLAEPTLELTQLKGDFRFDSTKGLSGEKITAQAFDRPITAQIFADGKPGNISTRVAAKGQVTVKRLTDWLNITQPLPVSGDIPYQLQLNLAGADSQLMVSSNLKGVALDLPAPFGMPASQGRDSVFRMTLQGAERRYWFGYGELANFTFAAPPDKFSEGRGELFLGEGDAVLPAAKGLRIRGVLSELDIDPWRKLVNQYAGNDPGGSAKQLLSSADFKIGRLTGLGTQFDQVSLQLDRKPAAWSMQLDSQQAKGRVNVPDAKGTPIGINLQYVKLPAVDPTVQADENAPDPLASIDPKDIPALDIAIDQLFQGPDLVGAWSLRIRPTTKGLAFSDLDLGLKGMQLKGAGGWEGSPGDSSSWYKGRLDGKNIGDVLKGWGYAPTVTSEDFHLDVDGRWPGSPAWVGPKRFSGSLDAAFRKGQFVEVEGGAQALRVFGLLNFNSIGRRLRLDFSDLLGKGLSYDRVKGLLAASNGVFVTREPITLTGPSSNLELNGTLDLVADRVDAKLLVTLPVTNNLPIAALIVGAPAIGGALFLIDKLIGDRVSRFASVQYKVEGPWKDPKITFDKPFEKPN
- the mreD gene encoding rod shape-determining protein MreD; this encodes MAGTHPRNGWIIWLTFAIGLLLSVSPLPQFMEILRPLWLALLLAFWSLNLPHKVGMVTAMFLGLAEDVLYGTLLGQNALILTLITFLVLSLQQRLRMFPMWQQCLVILVIFGLAQLVQLWLSALTGNRQPTLALVLPALVSALLWPWISFGLRGLRRRYKIN
- a CDS encoding nucleoside triphosphate pyrophosphatase; translation: MTSLYLASGSPRRRELLTQIGVPFTVVSATIDETPLANESAVAYVERLAYGKATAGFAALDQACGVCVLGADTAVIIDGQILGKPVDQDDALAMLMALAGREHEVLTAIAVTDGLRCETRCVSSRVLFRGISVEEATAYWHSGEPQDKAGGYAIQGLGSVFVAGLNGSYSAVVGLPVCETAQLLSQFGIPCWQNLTAR
- the rng gene encoding ribonuclease G, with product MSEEILINITPMESRVAVVENGVLQEVHVERTQKRGIVGNIYKGKVVRVLPGMQAAFVDIGLDRAAFIHASEISLREGPAVESISALVHEGQSLVVQVTKDPIGSKGARLTTQLSIPSRYLVYMPRTAHVGISLKIEDEAERERLKKVVSDCVAAEGIKEAGGFILRTAAEGAGADEILMDIRYLRRLWDQIGAQIQTIGAPSVIYEDLGLALRTLRDLVSPKIEKIRIDSRETFQRTTQFVAELMPEIADRLEHYPGERPIFDLYGVEDEIQKALDRKVPLKSGGYLVVDPAEAMTTIDVNTGAFVGHRNLEETIFKTNLEAATAIARQLRLRNLGGIIIIDFIDMEDEEHQRQVLRTLEKQLERDHAKTNIIGITELGLVQMTRKRTRESLEQVLCEPCSSCQGRGKLKTPETVCYEIFREILREARAYQAEGYRVLANQKVVDRLLDEESGNVAELEGFIGRTIRFQVETMYSQEQYDVVLL